The stretch of DNA CACCGGCGAACTGAACCCGATACGGCCCGGTCCGGAACCGGCCCGGAAAGGCCCGCCCGAAATGGCGGGCCTTTTCCGTTTCCCGCGCCGTTCCATCACCGTCGGTGATGGACGGCGCCCGGGGATTTCATCGCCCTGACGCCACGCGTCGATTGATCGGGCATCGTCCCGCGCCTATAGCGTTTGGCGAAAGGCATTTTCATGGCGCAGGCATTCGTATCAGACCCCGGCATTTCGCCGCCGGGCCGGCAGGGCTGGCCCGAGCACATGCGCGCGACGATCCGGCTGGGCCTGCCGCTGATCGGCACCCAGCTGGCGCAGCAGGGCCTGACGATCACCGACACCATCATGCTGGGCTGGCTGGGCGCCGAACCGCTGGCCGCGGGCGTGCTGGCCACCACCCTGTTCTTCATCGGCTTCATCCTCTGCACCGGCTTCGCCCATGCGGTGATGCCGCTTGCCGCCAACGCCGAGGGGGACAACGATACCCGCGGCGTGCGCCGCTCGGTCCGCATGGGGCTCTGGGTGGTGATGCTTGTCGTCACGTTGACCATGCCCGTCCTGTGGCACACCGAGGCGCTTCTGCTTGCCCTCGGGCAGGAGCCGGCGCTTGCCGCGTTGGCGCAGGACTACATGCGCATCGGGCAATGGGCGCTTTACCCGTCCTTGGGCGTCATGGTGCTGCGGTCCTATCTCTCGGCGCTGGAACGCACCGGCATCGTGCTCTGGGCCACGCTGGGCGGGGTGGTGCTGAACGCGGTGCTGAACTGGACCCTGATCTTCGGCAACCTGGGGGCACCCGCACTGGGCATCCGCGGCGCCGCCATCGCCACGCTGGGCACCTACTGCCTGATCCTTGCGATCATGCTGGTCTATTGCACCCGGGTCCGCGCGCTCAGAAAATACGAGTTGTTCGTCCGCTTCTTCCGCCCCGACTGGGCCGCCTTCCGCGAGGTGATGCGCCTCGGCGCCCCGATCAGCGCCTCGCTCATCGCCGAGGTGGGGCTCTTCGGGGCCTCCTCGATCATGATGGGCTGGATCGGGACCGTGCCGCTGGCCGCCCACGGCATCGCGATCCAGGTCATCTCGGCGCTGTTCATGGTGCCGCTGGGGCTGATGATGGCCGGCACCGTCCGCGTCGGTCGCGCC from Halovulum dunhuangense encodes:
- a CDS encoding MATE family efflux transporter, producing MAQAFVSDPGISPPGRQGWPEHMRATIRLGLPLIGTQLAQQGLTITDTIMLGWLGAEPLAAGVLATTLFFIGFILCTGFAHAVMPLAANAEGDNDTRGVRRSVRMGLWVVMLVVTLTMPVLWHTEALLLALGQEPALAALAQDYMRIGQWALYPSLGVMVLRSYLSALERTGIVLWATLGGVVLNAVLNWTLIFGNLGAPALGIRGAAIATLGTYCLILAIMLVYCTRVRALRKYELFVRFFRPDWAAFREVMRLGAPISASLIAEVGLFGASSIMMGWIGTVPLAAHGIAIQVISALFMVPLGLMMAGTVRVGRAHGARDAVALDLAAKAVLLLAVGFAILSALVLWLLPETLIGLFIDRENPAAAEILQVGVVLLAVAAVFQIVDTLQVVSAGLLRGLKDTRRPMVIAVFSYWGVGLPVAYVLGFPLGLGGVGIWAGLAAGLACAAVLLTRRFMRRNALGLV